The nucleotide window ACGGCGTTCGAACTGCCGGACGGCCGGACCGCCCCCGCGTTGCGGAAGGAGCTGTGGGCGCGCCGGGTGGAGATCCCGGTGATCGAGCGCCCGGGCCGGTTGCTGATCCGGGTGAGCCACCACTTCTACACGACCGAAGCCGAGATCGACCGGCTCGCGAAAGTGCTGAAGGAGATCGGTGTCGCGAGCATGTAGCAGTTCCAATCGACTACGGGCGCTGGCGCGGGAGTGGCCCGGGGCAGAACATTGGATGGGTAAAACTGTACTTTCCGCGAATTTGTAGGCCGGGCGGTGATGGTGGTACGTTCGGAGTAGACGAATGCCGGCCCGTCCGGGAGGATGGCGTTACCACACGACCTCCCAACCCGAACGGACGCGGCGATGCCATCTTCGCACACTCCGGCCCCGCGGTGCCAGTGGTTTTCGATTCTGGCCGGTGCCTTGGATCGGCGCTCGGGCCGGCGGTTGGCGCTGTTGTTCCTGGGGGTGCTGTTGGCCCGCGGGCGACAGGCCCGGAGTTGCTGGATCCGAGCCGCCGGGTTGTCGTCCCAGTACCGCCGCTGCTACCCCACCGCGGCCGCCGTCGGGCGCCGGGCCGAGGCCATCGCCACCCGGTTGTTGGTCGAGGTGCTCCGGCCGTTGGTGACCGGGCCGCGGGTCGTGCTCGCGTTGGATGACACCCCGACGGCGCGGTACGGTTCCCAGGTGCAAGGGGCCGGGGTGCACCACAACCCGACCCCCGGGCCGGCCGGGAGCGGGTTCGTGTACGGGCACGTGTGGGTGGTCCTCGGGTTGCTGGTGGCGCACCCGCTGGGCGGGGTCGTGGCGTTACCCCTGTTGGCCCGGCGGTACATCCGGAAGGCGAACCTGGGGGCGGTTCGGGCGGCGGACCGGCCCCCGTTCGCAACCAAGCTGACCATGGCCGTGGGCTTGGTGCGGTGGGCGCACGGGTGGCTGGCGTTGTGGGGGAAGGCGGTGTGGGTGGTGGCCGACGGGGCGTACGCCCAGGGGCCGGTGCTCAAGCCGCTGCGGAAGCTCGGGGTGACGGTGGTGAGCCGACTGCGCCGGGATGCGGCCCTGTGCTCGGTGCCACCGGCGCGAGTACCCGGGCGGCCCGGCGGCCGCGGGTGTACGGGACCGAGCGGGTGTCGCTGGCCAAGCGGGCCGCCCACCCCGGCGGGTGGAGCACCGGCATGTTCACCGTGTACGGGAAGTCGGTCGAGAAGCGGTACAAGACGTTCGTGGCCACGTGGCGCCCGGCCGGTGGGGCGATCCGGGTGGTGTTGGTGGACGAGCCCCACGGATGGGTCGCGTTCTTCGGCACCGACACCACCGCGACCGTGGCCGACATCCTGGAGCGGGTGGCCGACCGGTTCACCCTGGAGACCTGTTTTCGGGATCTCAAACAAGTCGCCGGGGCGGGTCAGCAGCAGGTGCGCGGGGTGCCGTCGAACGTGGGGTGCTTCCACCTGTGCGCGTGGGCCCACACCCTGACCGAGGTGTGGGCCTGGAACCAGAACGCCGAGGCCCTGGTGGGGCACCGATCCGCATCCCCGTGGGACGACCCGAACCGGCGCCCGAGCCACGCGGACAAGCGCCGGGCCTGGCAACACGAGCTGTTGGCCCAGGAGATTCAGGCCGTTGTGGGCGAGCACCACGACCACGCGAAAATCCGCGACCTCGCCCACCGGTGCTTGGATCTGGCCGCGTGAGCGCGGCCGATTCGCGGAAACTACAGGCCTACTTGAAACTACTGGAATCCAGTAGTTTCAAGTTGGGCGATTTATGAGTAGCGGGCCGCATGGGTTTACCGGTCAATGGTGGTTACCACGCCTCCACTGTCGGAGCCCCCATGCGACCCAAACGTCAGTCTATCCGAGCCACCCCGGCCCACGCCACCCGGCACCTCCGTCCGGTCCTGACCGACTGGCTCGGCCGTGCGGTCCAACTGCCCAAGCGTCGCCGCACCTGTACACCCGAGGTGGTGTGGCGGGTGGTGCTGTTCGCCGCGGCGTTCGCCCGCTCGGTGGCCGCGGCCTGTGCCGCGATCGCCGACGCCCCGTCCGGGCAGGCCATCTGGGATTGCTTGTACCTCACGCTGCCCAAGCGGCGCCGCACCCTCGAGCGGCGGTTGCGGCCGGCCCTCCACGCCCCGCTCGGCAAGCGGAAGCGGGCGGCTCGGGTCGCGATCGACTACCACCGGATCGGGTACTTCGGGACGCCGAACCGGGACACCACCCGGTCCAAGGGGGCCGGCGGCACCCACACGTTCCACACGTACGCCACCGCGTGCCTCGTCGGGGGACCGGACCGGTACACGCTCGGGTTGACGGCCGTGGGCGAGAAGGAGCCGATGACCGCGGTGCTCACCCGGCTGTTGGATCAGGTGACGGCGGCACGGGTTACGGTCCGGGTCGCGCTGCTGGACAAGGCGTTCTTCTCGATCGCGGTGATGCGGTTGCTCCAGGCGCGGGGTGTGCCGTTCGTGATCCCGGCCGTGGTCCGGGGCCGCAAGCCCCGGCCCGGGGTGAAGGGGGTCGGGTTGCGGGCCGTGCGGCGGCGGGGCGCGGGTCGATATGCGTACACCCACGCGGATCGGGGCACCTCGGTGCGGGTGCACGTGGTGATCGCTCACAAGAGCTACCGGTACCGGCGGACCGGGGGCCGGCGGAGCAAGAAGTTACTGTACGCGGCGTGGCGGGTGAGCGGGAGCCCGGTGGCGATTCGGGACCTGTACCGGACCCGATTCGGGATCGAGAGCAGCTACCGCCAGTTGGGGCAGGTTCGGCCCCGGACCTCGACCACCGATGGGGTCGTGCGACTCCTGTGGGTCGCCGTCGGGCTGATCCTGCGTAACGCCTGGTTGTGGTCCCGCTCAGCCCGCGGCCTCGGGTGGACACTGGCGGCGGTATGCCTGATACTGTTGGCCGATGGGCTGGCACCTACAGATGGCGAAAATAAGTCCATTACTACTGCACGATCGGCCAACAAAACCAAGCCGCCAACTTGAAACTACTGGAATCGCTTGTGCGGTATCACGGACGCGATCCGCTGACGAACAACGCATGTCGTGTCAATACTTGGCCAACTCGCACACAACGAGCGTGACATCATCGGACAGCTTCTGATCTCCTCGAAATTGCTTCTGGTCCGCGAGCAACCGGTCCAGGAGCAATTGGGCCGATAGAGCCCCGCCAGCCGTGAGCGCGGCTTCCAACCGGTCTGTACCATATCCCTCGCCACGGTCGTCCCGCGCTTCCACCAAGCCGTCGGTATAGAAGCACAGCCGGTCTCCCGGTTCGAGCTGCACAGTGCGCTCGCGGTACTGCTCGTCGGGCACGATTCCGAGGAGGAAGCCTTGAGCCGAAAGCGGCTGCACCGTGCCGGTGCGGGCGACGAACCGCAACGGGTACGGGTGCCCCGCGCTGGCGTAGGTTAGCACCCGGGTGCGGCGGTTCAGCACCCCGTAGAATGCCGTCACGAAACGGTCGTCAGCGAGCCCTTGGAGCCGGGTGTTCATCTCGGACAGCACCACTCCCGGTGAGATGGTCCCACTCGCGATGTCGGCGAACGCGGACCGCGACATGATGGCCACCATCGCCGCCGCAATGCTGTGCCCGCTGGCGTCGGCGATCAGGAACCCGATGTGGTCCGCGTCCGGCTGGGCTACGTCATAGTAATCACCGCCAAGGTGATCGAGCGGGGCATAATGCACCCCCCACCGCAGTTCCGGCCAAGGAGGGGGCGAGTGCGGCAACAGGAGCCGGGTTTGAAGCTGACCGGCGGCGCGGAGGTTGTGCCGCATCTCCGCATCGCGGGCCATGATCTCGCCCAGCGCCCGCTTCAGTTCGTGCGTGCGGTGTTCGACCACCCGGTTGAGGTCGTCCGCGCGCCGGCCCAGCAGCATCCGGGTGGAAAGTAAGCCGAGTACCGTACGGTCCTCGACCACGGGCAGGTGCCGCACCCGCTTCTGCTCCATCAGGGAGACCGCCGCCTCCCACGCTTCATTCGGGCCAATGGTGATCGGGTCTGGCGTCATCCAAGCCGACACCGGCAGCTCGCGCCAGCCCGGGTCGGCGTCCGCGACGCGGCGCAGTAGGTCGCGCTCGGTGAAGATTCCCTGTAACTTGTGTTCGCCGGTCGTTACGAGTACGGCACCGATCCGCAGCCGGTTCATCTCCCCCATCACGTCGCGCAGCGGGCAGGACGGCGGAACCCGCACGGGGGTCGACATCATCACCTGTCGCACACTCAACTGGTCTGGCCGCGTCAACATTCGTCACCTGTAAGCCGCGCGACGGCGTGGGCCGGCGGGCGCGGTTTTGAGGAGGAATTATAGAACCCGCGGTCCGCGTCGCCCGAATCTGCAGAATGTGTCCGCAGAAGCTTGACCACTCTCCCCGATGCGAGAAGACACACTGGAACTGCCCGCGCGGGGAGAAACCGATGCCGATCTGGGTGCGACAAGCGGCGGCGATCCTGGTCCGCGACGGACGGGTGTGCCTTGTTCGGTCGAGCAGCGGGCGCCGCTGGGTTGTCCGGCTCTCCGCGATTCTTGGGGACGTTCAAGCTTTCGCCCGGCCGAAGCGGTCCAACACGCAGAGCCGGAATTTCTTGAAGTTGACCATTCCCCAGGCACGCCACAGGATGGCGCGCCGCCCGTGGTTGAATCCCTCGGTCCGACCGTTGCTGTTCCGGTTCCCGAAGTAGTTCGCGATCCGGCCCATCCCGTTCGTCAACGTCTTGCAGAACTTCTCCAACGCCGACAGGCCGAGTTTCCGGACCTCACTCATCCAGCCCTCTAACCGCTTTCGGCCCTGCTCCGCCGTGACCATCGTTCGATCCTCGAAGATGGCACGCAGACCCTCCCGTTGGTCCCACAACGCACCCAATGCCGGGAACTCCTGCCGCAACCGGGCGAACGGTTCCCGGTCCTCCTCGCGCAGGTTCTCCGGGTTCGTCACCCACCACCGGCTCCCCTTCAACCGGGTCTTGGCCTCCGCCGACAGGCCCCGCTGCAACTCCCGGCGGGCCGCCGTCAACCCGTCCTGGAAGTTCTTCATCACATGGAACCGGTCGATGGTGATGGCGACGCCCTCCCCGAACGCCTCCCGAGATGCCTCCACATAGGCGTCCCACATGTCCGTCGTCACCTCCTCGACGGTCGCCAGCAGGCCACTCGCCTTGGCCGCCTTCCGGTACGCCAGGACCGTGGCTTTCTCCCGGTTCTCCAGCACATTCAGCCCGTGGTCGTGATCGATGATCACGGCGACGAACTGTCGGTGCCGCTTTTGAGCGACAGCTCGTCGATCCCGATCCGCCGGATCGGCCCGGTCGGCGTCCGGGCGAGGTCCGGTTGCTGGCGCGCCACGTAGTCGTAGTATCAGCCCTCCAACGTCTTCTCCGCAACCCCGAAGAACCGGGCCGCGTTGGACACGTCGCTGTGGCGGATCAACTCGGCGACACGCCCCAGTAACCGCTCCGTGCCGTGTGCCCCTTCGGCCAAGAACTCGATGGTCAGGGTAAAACATCGGTCGCAGTGTGGGCACTCGAATTGTCCGACGCGGACCGTCAACTCGACGGCGTGGGAGCCGATGGGCCAGTCGAGGATGCCCTCCCGAGTGCGGCGTTGCTTGACCATCTCGGTCACCCGATGGCAGTGCGGGCACACACCGACGGGGTGTTCGGGAACCACGGTGATGACGTACCGCTGGCAGACCTCGTCCTCACGCACGTGGACGACCGCGAACCCCGGTAGGTGGAGGAGGTCGGTCCAGAACGTGGAGACGCTTTCGTCGGGCATGGTCGTGTCTCCCGAGCTAGTACTACTCCGTTAGAGGTCGGAATCGCTTTAAGCGGTTCCGACCTCTAATCTTGCATGAGAACCTTTACTCCAACCCTCGACGCGGCTGTTCTCGAGCGGTTGCGTGATTACGCGGCCCTGTTTGCGGATGACTTCCCCCAGTCCAAGCCCGCCCTCTGGGCCGGGGTCTACCTCCAGGGCTTGCTCCTCGACGGCGAGCGCAAGTCCATCGAACCGCTCTCAGAGTGTGTTTTGAAACCGCTCTAGATTTTGAGCAGCAGATGGTCTACTCATGGCCGCCATGAGTAGGAAGCGATACCCGACGGATCTGACGGATGCGCAATGGGAGCAGTTGGACCGGCTGTTGCCGAAGCCCAAGTGCGGGACCGCCAAGGGTGGTCACCCGGTGGTGGTGGACCGGCGCGAGGTGGTGAACGCGATCTTCTACCACCGGCGCGCGGGCGGGGCGTGGCGCATGCTCCCCCACGACTTCCCGGCGTGGCAAACGGTGTACGGCCTGTTCCGCGACTGGCGCCTCGCCGGCGCCTGGGATCAGGTGCATGCGGCGCTCCGCGAGGAGGTGCGCATCGAGGCCGGGTACCCCGCCACCCCGGAGACCTTGCGGGTCGACAGTCAGACGGTCAAGATCACCCACCGCGGCGGCCCGAAGGGGTACGACGGGGGGAAAAAAGGTGAACGGCCGCAAGCGGTTCATCGGGGTCGATTCGCTCGGGTTGGTGTGGGCCCTGTCGGTGCTCACGGCCGACATCCAGGATCGGGACGGCGGGCGGTGGCTGCTGGGCGCGGTGCGGCACCGGCTGCCGCGGGTGCGTGAGGTGATCGCCGACAGCGGGTTCTCCAAGCGGTTCCAGCAGTTCGTCCGCAACGTGTGCCGATGGGCGGTGACCATCACCGCCAACGCCAAGGACGGGTTCAAGGTGCACACCCGGCGGTGGGTGGTGGAGCGCACGTTCGCTTGGTTCGTCCGGTACCGGCGGCTCATGGTCGATTACGAGTACCACACCGAAACCACCGAAGCCATGATCCAAGCCGCCATGATTCACCGCATGCTCCGCAAATTGTACCCCAACCCGTAGGTTTCAAAACACACTCTCACGCCGCATCACCCTGCCCGACGAGCTCACCAGCACCGATCCCGAGCAGGCACTCCAACAGTTCGTCAACCAAAGCCCCTGGGATCAGAAGCCCGTCCTCACGCGCTATCGTGCCCACCTCGCTCAGACCTTCGCCAGCCCCGACGGGATCTTCCTGTTCGACGACGTCTTGTTCCCCAAACAGGGCACCCACTCCGTGGGCGTTCCGCGCCAATACTGCGGCGCGCTGGGCAAGACGGTCAACTGCCAGGTCGCGGTGTCCGTGCAGTACGTCGGCCCCAAAGGTCACTACCCCCTGGACCTGCAACTGTACCTGCCGGACGCGTGGCTCGCCGACGCCACGCGGTTGGGCCGAGTGGGCGTGCCCGAGGATCAACGCATCGCTCGAACCAAGCACGAGATCGCCCTGGAACTGTTGGACCGGGTGCGGGGCGAAGGTTTACCCGGCCGCGCGGTGGTGGCCGATGTTGGGTACGGGGTCTCCGGCGCGTTCCGGGCCGGGCTGGAGCAACGGGGGCTGAAGTACATCGTGGGGGTGACCGGGGACCTCGTGGTTTTCACGGCAGAACCCAAATGGGATCGACCCGGGGCTGATAACTCGGGCGGTCGAGGTCGCCCCCGCAAGCCGCCGCGGCTGGCGGCGAGCAACCCGCGCCCGGTGCCGCTGAGCGCGTTGGCCGAACGGGTCGCGCGGCACCGGGTGGGCTGGCGCGAGGGCACGAAGGGGACGTTGTCCGGGCACTTCGCGTGGGTGCGGGTGTGGCCGGCCCACGGGTGGAAGACGGGCGAGTGTGCGGACGAGAAGCCGTTGTGGGTGTTGGTCGAGAAGCAAGGCGAGGATGGTCCGTTGAAGTTCGCATTCTCGAACCGACCGGCGGGCACGAGTCGGATCGCGGCGGTGCGGCTGTGGAAGAGCCGGTGGCCGGTGGAACAGGGGTACCAGCAATTGAAGGAGGAGTTGGGGTTGGACCACTTCGAGGGCCGGTCGTGGCGCGGGTTCCACCACCACGCGGCCATGACCCTGTTGGCGTACGGGTTCCTGTTGCTCGAGAGAGACCGGCTCGGGGCCGAACGGGATCGGGCCAACCGCACCCGCCCGGAGCGGGTAAAAAAGGGGGCGCCGAACCGCCCCTGACCCTGCCCGGGGTGCGGCGCGCCTTGCAACAGCTGCTGCGCCCGTGGGCCCAGCCGGATTGTGTCCACTGCCGGGCACAGCACTTACATCCGATTCAAATCTAACGGAGTAGTACTAGGGAGCAGGAGATCGGTGTGGAGGCGACTCGCTGAGCTTAGTGACTGTCCCATATGTGAGATTTATGCCACCGTGTGGGTAAGCGTTCACAGTTGATGCGGGTGTATCTCAACAGCCAGCGAAAGTTGGGTTCATCATCGGTGGTTGTTGAGCCGGGACCGGGATCAGTGTTGGTGGCTTTGCCCCGGTACGGTGTGCGGTGACGGCGTCGGTGAGGAATGCGAGCACGTTGCGGCCCTGCCGGCGACACGAGGCCAGGACCGTGAGGATCCGCTCCACGAACCGGCTACCGCGTTCGGAGTCGGTGCCGTAGCTGGTCTTGCGCCAGCACACGGCGTGACGCAGGGCCCGCTCGGCCGCGTTGTTGGTCGGTTCCACCCCGCCCACGCGTGCGAACGTCCACAGGGCCGGCTCCACCGCCAACAGCTCGCGGCACACGGCCCCGGTCTTGGGGCACCCGCACCGGCCCCCGTACCCCAGGTGCGTGCGGAACCGGGCCCGCACGGCGCGGGCGTACACGCGAGCGAACGTGGACCGGGCTAACGTCCCGTCCCGCACCCGGAACCAGTGCCCGAACAGTTCGTCGGAACAGGCCAACAGGGCGGCCCCGATCGGGGATCCGTCGTTGCCCCGATCGATCATCGCCTGGAAGTCCCGCCGCAGGTGCGCCCAGCACACCTGGCGCCGATGCACCGGCAGATGCGTGTACACCGGATACCGATCGGTCGTGTGGACCTGGGCGGACCCGTCCCGCAGGTCGTCGAACGCGCTCCGGCCCCGGGTGGCGCGGATCAGGAATGCGACCACCGAGGTGCTCACCGCGACCCACAACCAGGCCCGCTGGCGCCCTTGCGTCCAGCCCGTTTCGTCCACGTTCGCCGGGTGCCCGCGGGTGTACGCGAGAGCCGCTTCGGCCACCGGGGCCAGAGCCGCCGCGGTCGTGTGCTGGAGTTTGCACACCGTGGCCGGACGGATGGGCAACCCGAACAGGTCGTCGAACAGTTGGCTCACCACCCGCTTGCCCAGGCGGCACGAACCGGTGAGCATGGCGGCCACCGCCTGGACCCGGGGACCGTACCCGGGAGCCGCGTCGGCGGGCACCGGTGCGGTCGTCACGGCGCCGCAGTGCGGGCACCGGAGCCGATGGCACCGATACTCGGTCACCTGCGGCCGGACGACCGGGATCTCATGCACCTGGTGAATCGACGGGTTCGGGTCGTCCCCGGTGAGTGGGCACGCACACCCGCGGCAGGTGTCCGGTTTGAGGGTGTGGACCGTGTCGGGCGGCAGCACGGTGCGCTCGGCCTTGGGGTGCCCCGATTGACCGCCGCGCCGCTTCCCCGAGGGACTCTTGGGCGGGGCCGGCTTCACCTGCGGACCATCCGACGAGGGCGGTTTCGACGAGTTGCTGGAATTCTGGTTGAGCCGGGTCTGAAGGTCGGCCACCGTGACCTGGAGAGCCGCGACCGTGGCCTGCAACTGCGCAACCGTCGCTTCCAGCGCACGAATGTACGCCACCACCGCTGGCGGCAGGTCACTCGGTAGCTCCGGCGGTTGAGGAACAGATGTCATCGCGTCCGTTCGATTACGGAACACCGGCTCTTGAGGCAACCCCGCGCAGAATCGAGTCACAAAGGCCTGGAAAATGCACGGCCCGCACCCCGTGAACGGTTACCCGTGTGGTATTGAAACTCGGCGTCGCCCCCTTTCGGCTCAAGCCGGTTGAGCATCAGGTGGATCATGGCCAACTTGACGAACGCCTCCGACGACCGCACCGCCTTCTCCCGGTCCTTGGACAACCGCCGGCACGTCCCCAGCCAGGCGAACGTCCGCTCCACCGTCCACCGCCGCGGTAACTTCACCCACCCCTTGGCCCCGTCCGGGCGGCGGACGATGACCAGCTCCCACCGGGCGTTCGTCTCGACCCACTCGTACAGGGCGTAGTTGTGGTACTTGCGGTCGGCGAACACCCGGCGCACCTTCCCCATCGGTTGCTCGTCCAGCCGGCCGAACAGTTCGGCCGCCGCCTTGGCATCATCGACGCTCGCGGCCGTCACCAGCACGGCCAGCAGCAACCCCATGGAATCCACGAGGATGTGCCGCTTCCGCCCGTCCACGTTCTTGGCGTTGTCCCGGCCCCGCTCCTCGCCGCCGGAGGTCGTGTCCACCGACTAGCTATCCACGCTCGCGGTCGTCCGGGGCGAGTACGGCCTCTCGGCGGTGCGGACCTTTTTGCGGAGAAGGTCATGGATCGTGTCGCGGGTGCCGTTGTGTCGCCACTCGTCGAAGTACCGCCCGACCGTGGACTTGGGCGGGAAGTCCTTGGGCCGGTACCGCCACTGGCAACCGGTCCGCAGCACGTAGAAGACCGCGTCGGTGACGTCCCGCAGGGCGGTGGTGCGGGGACGGCCGCCGGGGTACACGGGGATGTGTGGCTCGATGAGCCCCCACTGCTCGTCGGTCACGTCGCTCGGGTAGGATTGGGTTCGCATGGACCATTCTACCCACCCAACCGCCACATATGGGACAGTCACTTAGGCGGCCGGGGGCCACTGCTGCGCACATCTGATGCGTGCCGTTATGTCCGACCGTTTGGCGGCTTCGGCTGGAGCAGCTTGTGAATCGAGGTGTGCCCCCCAGACTTTCGCGGCGGAGGCTTCTCCGGTCGCGGCTTCTGGTTCGGCACCTTGGCCCACTTCGGCGACCATTGCGTGGAGAGCAACTCTCGCACGCGACCGCGCACCCGCTCATCGCCGCCCGGCACCGGGAGGGCGGCGGTCACCTCGTCGAGCGTCAGCACCTCGTGCAACCCGATCAACTCACGGGTCATGTCCGCGAGCACCTGCTCGGCGGACACATCCTCAACGGGCGTGGGCTCGGGGCGACCGGCCGTGATGTACGCTCGCACCAGTTGCAGCACGTTGAACAGTACCAGGCACAGGGCCCCCTGGAACACGGTCGCGGGCGGACGGCACCCGATCAGTCGTTGCAGGTGGAGCACCTCGGTGATCTGTTGGAACACGTTCTCGATTTGCCACCGCGTGAGGTACACCGCCAGCAGATCGGCGCCGGGGTGCCGTCGGTCGTCGAGCCGGTCCGTAATCACCCCCACGTCCTCGTCGCCCGGGCGGATCAGGGTGACCCGTCGCACGTACAACCGGCGCTCCCCTTGCCCTTCGGCCCCGAGCCACCCCCACTCCTGACGAACCGCGCGGCCGTCATCATCCGTGCCCGTGACCGGGGCCCGCGTCGGGTCCGGGTGGAACCCCGTGTTGTGCCCGTACCGGACCGCGAAGTGGTCTCCGTCGGCGGCGAACCGACGGGGCTGGATCAGGTCGCAGAACTGGCGGTCGGCCACCCACCGCCGTGGCCCCGTCACCACCTCACGGACGGTCGGCAACAGAGCCGGAATGGACCGGATGTCATTGGCCTCCCCGTCAACATCGGCAGCCAGACCGACCGCCACGCCCTCGGCGGGTAGGTACGCGACCAGCAACTTCCCGCCGTATAGTTTGCCCGGCTGGTTCCGGGTCGGGAGCAGCCGCTTGGCCACCCTCTTGATCTTCTTCCCATCGACCACCACCACCGACAGCCCGCTCAGGCTGGCCGGCACAGCGGCCGGCCGGGCGTCCGCCGGGAGCAGCGGGCGGAGGCGCGGGGTGAGGGTGGTAAGGAGGGCCTCGGCCAGCGGCAACGGGAGGCGCGCGAGTTTGCCGTACACGGCCCGCACTTGGCACGAGATCTGGTTCCGCTGGACCGCGTCGAGGATGGCCCCGCGACCGTGGCCCCGGTACCGGGTGAGGGCGTCGGCGAGCACCCGGACCAACTCGGCGAAGGTGAGCTGGTCCTCGTAGCACCGACCCCGATACCGGTCGAACAGGTCCGCGAGGACGGCGTCCGAGGCGAGGTACCCCCATACGGTGTAAAACGCCTCGGCCAGCGGTAGGCGGTGTAGCACTTCGGCGGAGAAACCGTTCGCCGCGGACGCCGTCCCGGTTGCGGATGGCACGACAGATCCTCAACGTCCTGATGGGTCAAGACGTTATAGCCCAAGCCAGATGTGCGCAGCAGTGACCGACGAGTACCGTCCGGGTAGTTTGGCGCATCGTCTGGGCGTCAACCGCGACACGGTCCGTCGTTGGGTGAAAGTGAAGTGGGTGAACGTCCGTCGTGACGAGAACGCGCACCACGTGATCTGGGTCGACGCCGAAGAACTAGAGCGCCTGCGAACCCTTCACCAACTCCCCCGCACATGGGCGAATAAGGCTCGCTTCGAGGAGCTGGAGAAGCCCAAACCGCGGCCGGCGCGGTAGACTGGAACCGGCCCGGTTGCCAGCCGACCGGGCCACCCCACCTCTACCTTCGGAGGCATTATGGCTGAGCTATTGAGGAGTACGTTCCAAGAAATGCGCGCGGAACTGGGCCTGGAGACGACCCGCGGGCGGCGCGAGAAGACCGTGTTGCGGGCGGCCCCGTGCCTGTTCCGGTTGTACACCGTGGTGGCGGTCCAGTTCCACACCCTGCCCGCATCGAAGCGAACCGGGGTCGTGGAATGGCCGGGCAATACCGTCGCAACATTCTCCGATGCGTTGGCGGCGGTCCGGCGGTGGCTCTGGGCCGAGGCACTTTTGCCACAGGCCGGGCAAACCATGGGTCTTGATAAACTCCCGGAGCCCGTGCGCGAGCTCTTGCTTACCACGCTCGCACCCGCCGGATAAGCGTCACAGATTCGGCATCAGTCGAGTTCAGAGCCTGTGAATCAAACCCTCTCGGGCGGCAATCGATTCCGTTCGCAGTCGTGGTGAGAGGGTCTGTGGGGCGGTGCTCGGGTTTGCTCCCAGGCTATTGGCGGCATGCGTCGCGCCTGCACCGTTTTTGCCTCGTCAGGGCACCATTTCCGCGGCGCGCGGCCTTGCCCCGCAAGCCAGGTTGTGAGCGACCGCAAACCACAGGACCACGGACATCACCTTCTCCACCCCGCGAACCAGTCATCGCAACAGACCGCGGTTCCGGGCCTGGGCGTTCACGCACTCGATCGTCGCGGCCCGATGTCGGTACACGTCTTGGGCCGCCTCGGTCCCCATCCGGGGGAGCCACTGGCGGACCGTCGGATGGTCCGTGGCAAGCGGTTGGTACCGGTCCCGAGTCGGATCTTTCGGCTCCGGCACCGGCGCGTACACGGTACATCCCCGTGGCGCGTCCTCAACCGCCTGAATGTCCGACAGGTCGACGCACCCGCCGTCGGACAAGACCTCTCGCGGGTACATCCCGTGCCGTGCCCGCGTCTGGCCCACCAATGGCGTGAGTTGTCCGCTATCGGTGCCGTTGGTCGTGACCTCAACGGCACCGATGGCCTGACGTCCACAATCGGTACCCAGTTCCACGTCGTACGCCGAACGGAACCCGGCAGAGCTTGTACCCGAGGCGGTTCAGGATGTCACCGACGGTCTGGCGGGTCGGCACCTTCCCGGCCCGTTCGGGGACGGCCAGCAACGCCTCGCGGACGGCCATGGCGGTAACCCGGGTATAGGCCAACGGGGTCTGGAACGTGGGACCGGCCTGGGCGTGCGGAGCGACCAGGCGGCGGATGTGCACTTCGACCTTGGGGTGCAAGTCCTCGGTCGCCGTCCGCCCGCGGGATTCGAAGTCCTCGACGCACCGGATGCCT belongs to Gemmata obscuriglobus and includes:
- a CDS encoding IS66-like element ISGob3 family transposase, with amino-acid sequence MTSVPQPPELPSDLPPAVVAYIRALEATVAQLQATVAALQVTVADLQTRLNQNSSNSSKPPSSDGPQVKPAPPKSPSGKRRGGQSGHPKAERTVLPPDTVHTLKPDTCRGCACPLTGDDPNPSIHQVHEIPVVRPQVTEYRCHRLRCPHCGAVTTAPVPADAAPGYGPRVQAVAAMLTGSCRLGKRVVSQLFDDLFGLPIRPATVCKLQHTTAAALAPVAEAALAYTRGHPANVDETGWTQGRQRAWLWVAVSTSVVAFLIRATRGRSAFDDLRDGSAQVHTTDRYPVYTHLPVHRRQVCWAHLRRDFQAMIDRGNDGSPIGAALLACSDELFGHWFRVRDGTLARSTFARVYARAVRARFRTHLGYGGRCGCPKTGAVCRELLAVEPALWTFARVGGVEPTNNAAERALRHAVCWRKTSYGTDSERGSRFVERILTVLASCRRQGRNVLAFLTDAVTAHRTGAKPPTLIPVPAQQPPMMNPTFAGC
- a CDS encoding IS5 family transposase, whose translation is MDTTSGGEERGRDNAKNVDGRKRHILVDSMGLLLAVLVTAASVDDAKAAAELFGRLDEQPMGKVRRVFADRKYHNYALYEWVETNARWELVIVRRPDGAKGWVKLPRRWTVERTFAWLGTCRRLSKDREKAVRSSEAFVKLAMIHLMLNRLEPKGGDAEFQYHTGNRSRGAGRAFSRPL
- a CDS encoding IS5 family transposase; this translates as MRTQSYPSDVTDEQWGLIEPHIPVYPGGRPRTTALRDVTDAVFYVLRTGCQWRYRPKDFPPKSTVGRYFDEWRHNGTRDTIHDLLRKKVRTAERPYSPRTTASVDS
- a CDS encoding transposase, with the protein product MPSATGTASAANGFSAEVLHRLPLAEAFYTVWGYLASDAVLADLFDRYRGRCYEDQLTFAELVRVLADALTRYRGHGRGAILDAVQRNQISCQVRAVYGKLARLPLPLAEALLTTLTPRLRPLLPADARPAAVPASLSGLSVVVVDGKKIKRVAKRLLPTRNQPGKLYGGKLLVAYLPAEGVAVGLAADVDGEANDIRSIPALLPTVREVVTGPRRWVADRQFCDLIQPRRFAADGDHFAVRYGHNTGFHPDPTRAPVTGTDDDGRAVRQEWGWLGAEGQGERRLYVRRVTLIRPGDEDVGVITDRLDDRRHPGADLLAVYLTRWQIENVFQQITEVLHLQRLIGCRPPATVFQGALCLVLFNVLQLVRAYITAGRPEPTPVEDVSAEQVLADMTRELIGLHEVLTLDEVTAALPVPGGDERVRGRVRELLSTQWSPKWAKVPNQKPRPEKPPPRKSGGHTSIHKLLQPKPPNGRT